One region of Neorhodopirellula lusitana genomic DNA includes:
- a CDS encoding PIG-L deacetylase family protein, which produces MAMIPDRKVALAFMAHPDDAEIACGGTLIRLIQNGWEVHVATVTAGDCGSMTESPEETARIRFNEGTQAANLIGATYHCLNEPDGRLVYDRQSLQKSIELLRQIAPTLVITMPLSDYHADHEITGQLGRAASFVYAAPNASAHPLVPGSTVPYLYYSDGHGGTDRMGNPITPTTCIDITDQLDLKTQMLACHVSQRDWLRQYNGIDEYLTTMQHYNAERGSQCGVPAAETFVQHRGHGHPANDILATLFPIQATSSTTSIANA; this is translated from the coding sequence ATGGCCATGATTCCCGACCGCAAAGTAGCCCTGGCATTCATGGCTCATCCCGATGACGCTGAAATTGCATGCGGGGGAACATTGATTCGGCTGATCCAAAACGGGTGGGAGGTTCACGTGGCGACCGTAACCGCGGGCGATTGTGGATCCATGACCGAGTCGCCTGAAGAGACCGCACGAATCCGATTCAACGAAGGCACGCAGGCAGCCAACCTGATCGGCGCGACCTACCACTGCCTCAATGAGCCAGATGGGCGATTGGTTTACGACCGACAATCTCTTCAAAAATCGATCGAGCTACTTCGTCAAATCGCCCCCACTCTTGTGATCACCATGCCGTTGTCGGACTATCACGCCGACCATGAAATCACCGGGCAACTGGGCCGCGCGGCCAGCTTTGTTTATGCCGCCCCGAACGCATCTGCCCATCCATTGGTACCTGGATCGACGGTCCCCTATCTGTACTACAGCGATGGCCACGGTGGCACCGACCGGATGGGCAACCCTATCACGCCGACCACCTGCATCGACATCACAGATCAACTCGATTTGAAAACACAGATGCTGGCATGTCATGTCAGCCAACGCGACTGGCTTCGTCAGTACAACGGCATCGACGAATACCTAACCACCATGCAGCACTACAATGCTGAACGTGGTTCGCAATGCGGGGTCCCCGCCGCCGAAACGTTCGTGCAGCATCGCGGCCATGGCCACCCCGCCAACGACATCTTAGCGACACTCTTTCCCATCCAAGCCACCTCTTCAACGACATCGATTGCAAACGCATGA
- a CDS encoding Gfo/Idh/MocA family protein translates to MNSNQVDRPCESRRNFLRSQLTASAAVATGVVGVHSQTQAASSTTDSSPNETLRIGLVGCGGRGTGAVKDSLSINKNVKLVAMADLDAENCARSRKVLATRFGDSIDVADDKMHIGLESYKKVLDDPDIDIVLLTTTPVFRPFHVTEAVEAGKHVFAEKPVCIDPAGYRICLDTHQKAINQNTAIVTGTQYRRQTNYIGAIEKLREGAIGKVTSATSRYCASGIWYRNRTEGMTDLEYQLRNWMHFVWLSGDQIVEQSVHNIDLMNWLMDAVPESAFGSGGRFTRPEDSEMWDSMSVDYHYPGGRFISFKCRQWPGSTGENSTVIHGSDANMVIWGGSRGSQILDHDGKEIWSMDGSIADAYKQEHKELVDSIRADKPIVELKQTADSSLTAAMGRMSAYTGKRVTWDFVTEKSTLDLYPENLTMDTVVKSPGFAVPGKTKLI, encoded by the coding sequence ATGAATTCCAACCAAGTCGACCGTCCTTGTGAATCCCGTCGAAACTTCCTCCGGTCGCAACTGACCGCATCGGCTGCCGTTGCGACGGGCGTCGTGGGTGTTCACTCACAAACACAAGCTGCCTCGTCCACCACCGACAGTTCGCCGAATGAGACCCTGCGTATCGGCTTGGTAGGTTGCGGAGGCCGGGGAACCGGCGCCGTCAAAGACTCTCTTTCAATCAATAAGAACGTCAAGCTGGTCGCGATGGCCGATCTCGATGCGGAAAACTGTGCTCGCTCACGAAAAGTCTTAGCGACTCGATTTGGCGATAGCATTGATGTCGCAGATGACAAAATGCACATTGGGTTGGAATCGTACAAGAAAGTGTTGGATGATCCAGACATTGACATTGTCCTGCTGACGACGACACCAGTATTCCGCCCCTTCCACGTTACCGAAGCGGTTGAAGCTGGAAAGCACGTCTTTGCGGAAAAACCTGTTTGCATCGACCCTGCCGGCTACCGAATTTGTCTCGACACACATCAAAAAGCGATCAACCAAAACACCGCCATCGTGACCGGCACGCAGTACCGTCGGCAAACCAACTACATTGGCGCTATCGAAAAATTGCGTGAAGGTGCGATCGGGAAGGTGACCAGCGCCACGTCTCGTTACTGTGCTTCAGGGATTTGGTACCGCAACCGTACTGAAGGAATGACCGACCTGGAGTATCAGCTTCGAAACTGGATGCACTTCGTATGGCTGTCGGGTGATCAAATTGTTGAACAGTCCGTCCATAACATCGATTTGATGAATTGGTTGATGGACGCGGTGCCGGAGTCCGCTTTCGGTTCGGGTGGTCGCTTCACGCGGCCTGAAGACAGCGAGATGTGGGACAGCATGTCGGTCGACTATCACTATCCGGGCGGCCGTTTCATCTCATTCAAGTGTCGTCAATGGCCAGGCTCAACGGGCGAAAACAGCACCGTCATTCATGGCTCCGATGCGAACATGGTGATTTGGGGTGGTAGCCGAGGCTCCCAGATTCTCGATCACGATGGCAAAGAAATCTGGAGCATGGACGGCAGTATCGCCGACGCCTACAAGCAAGAGCACAAAGAGCTGGTTGATTCCATCCGTGCGGACAAACCCATCGTGGAGCTCAAACAAACCGCCGACAGTTCACTGACCGCGGCGATGGGACGCATGTCCGCCTACACCGGCAAGAGAGTCACGTGGGACTTCGTGACAGAGAAGTCCACGCTGGACCTGTACCCCGAAAACTTGACGATGGACACGGTAGTCAAAAGTCCCGGCTTCGCAGTCCCCGGAAAGACCAAGTTGATCTAA
- a CDS encoding Gfo/Idh/MocA family protein encodes MTQETKNTVKVLCVGAGNMGRSHALAYHKEPSFEIVGICTRSKASADTLNAELESSYPHFSDFEAALRDAKPDAVCIASYPDTHAEFAKLALEAGCHLFVEKPLATTVADAEEIVALAKAKQRKVVIGYILRHHPSWEKFIELTQDLGKPLVMRMNLNQQSSGSNWETHKNLMSSISPIVDCGVHYVDVMCQMTRSRPVRVSGIGARLSDELPAGMVNYGQLQVTFEDGSVGWYEAGWGPMMSETAFFVKDVVGPKGCVSIVADKASDDGKSASVDAHTQTEALKVHHSKLDEKGEFVKQDEMIHLDDEPDHDELCAREQAYFLRAMTDDIDLTEHLDDAVNSMRIVLAADESFRTGKTIELT; translated from the coding sequence ATGACTCAAGAAACAAAAAACACTGTCAAGGTTCTGTGTGTTGGCGCAGGCAACATGGGACGTTCCCACGCGTTGGCCTACCACAAAGAACCCAGCTTTGAAATCGTCGGTATCTGCACGCGATCCAAGGCATCCGCAGACACACTCAATGCGGAACTCGAGTCTAGCTATCCCCATTTCTCGGATTTCGAAGCCGCACTTCGCGATGCCAAGCCGGACGCCGTTTGCATCGCAAGCTATCCCGACACGCACGCCGAATTTGCGAAACTCGCACTCGAGGCCGGATGCCATCTGTTCGTCGAAAAACCCCTTGCCACGACCGTAGCCGATGCCGAGGAAATCGTGGCGCTCGCGAAAGCGAAACAACGCAAGGTCGTGATCGGCTACATCCTTCGCCACCATCCCAGCTGGGAAAAGTTCATTGAGCTTACCCAGGACCTAGGCAAACCCTTGGTGATGCGAATGAACCTGAATCAGCAATCATCCGGTAGCAACTGGGAGACTCACAAAAACTTGATGTCTTCCATTTCACCAATCGTGGACTGCGGCGTTCACTACGTTGACGTGATGTGCCAAATGACCCGCTCGCGGCCCGTTCGAGTCAGCGGCATCGGCGCCCGATTGTCCGACGAACTTCCGGCCGGAATGGTGAACTACGGGCAACTGCAGGTCACGTTTGAAGACGGATCGGTTGGATGGTACGAGGCTGGCTGGGGTCCGATGATGAGTGAAACCGCATTCTTTGTAAAAGACGTCGTGGGCCCCAAAGGCTGTGTCTCAATCGTCGCAGACAAAGCATCCGACGATGGCAAGAGCGCCAGCGTCGATGCACACACTCAAACCGAAGCACTGAAGGTTCACCATTCCAAGTTGGACGAAAAGGGCGAATTCGTTAAGCAAGATGAAATGATTCATCTCGACGATGAACCCGACCACGACGAACTCTGTGCACGCGAGCAAGCTTACTTCCTTCGTGCGATGACCGACGACATTGACCTGACCGAACACCTCGACGATGCCGTCAACTCGATGAGGATCGTGTTGGCTGCCGACGAATCGTTCCGTACCGGCAAAACGATCGAGCTGACCTAA
- a CDS encoding DUF6513 domain-containing protein, which yields MASSAPDSESQTAPAITPQTHLHFVTGRLAEVALRTQVEQASRRDGFSYSVQVMPITVAALITPKWLLRHLEVPAGVSHVVLPGYCQSSIEDPSGSGSDVVSWRTRIAQAANLSSDKILCGPNDCRDIGAWLSGRTSKPDLTKHSIEIIAEINHAPRMSIEDVVALAERLRNDGADRIDLGCDPARRCEAIGDYTAALVQFGHRVSIDTFDSWEVEKAVDAGASLVLSVNESNRNLAADWGCEVVAIPDVPDDLKSLDETVALLERNQVPMRLDPILEPIGFGFGASLLRYTEVRRRYPEHAMMMGIGNLTELTDVDSAGVNMVLLALCEEFSIHSVLTTQVINWASSSVKECEVARRLVHHSLAEGVPPKRLSEELVMLRDPKLRPFAAEAIEALAAGVRDNNYRIIAQDGVIHLISAGVHLQGNDPFAILDELLRLPQSDNVDASHAFYLGYEMAKATTAMQLGKQYDQDQALKWGHLTQSEDLHRLARKSRHGNEGKARKQKK from the coding sequence ATGGCCTCATCAGCACCCGATAGCGAATCTCAAACCGCGCCTGCGATCACGCCCCAGACGCACCTGCATTTTGTCACTGGGCGACTGGCTGAGGTGGCGCTGCGAACGCAGGTGGAACAGGCTTCTCGACGAGACGGGTTTTCGTATTCTGTCCAGGTGATGCCGATCACAGTCGCGGCCTTGATCACGCCGAAGTGGTTGTTGCGGCATCTGGAAGTTCCCGCGGGAGTGTCCCACGTTGTCCTGCCGGGATATTGCCAGTCGTCGATTGAAGACCCCAGCGGTTCCGGCTCCGATGTGGTTTCTTGGCGGACAAGGATTGCTCAGGCTGCCAACCTTTCTTCCGACAAGATTTTGTGCGGCCCCAATGATTGTCGCGATATCGGTGCCTGGCTGAGCGGTCGGACCAGCAAACCCGATTTGACAAAGCACTCGATCGAGATCATTGCTGAAATCAATCACGCGCCACGCATGTCGATCGAAGATGTCGTTGCACTCGCTGAACGACTCCGGAATGACGGTGCCGATCGGATTGATTTGGGGTGCGACCCAGCCAGGCGTTGCGAAGCGATCGGCGATTACACCGCCGCTCTTGTTCAGTTTGGCCATCGTGTCAGTATTGACACCTTCGATTCATGGGAAGTCGAAAAGGCCGTGGACGCCGGGGCATCGTTGGTGCTTTCGGTCAACGAATCGAACCGAAATCTGGCAGCGGATTGGGGGTGCGAGGTGGTTGCAATTCCGGACGTGCCTGACGACTTGAAAAGTCTTGATGAAACTGTCGCGTTGCTGGAACGCAATCAAGTGCCTATGCGCTTGGACCCCATCCTGGAGCCGATCGGTTTCGGTTTTGGTGCGAGCTTGCTTCGTTACACTGAAGTGCGCCGGAGGTATCCTGAGCATGCAATGATGATGGGGATCGGGAACCTTACCGAGTTGACCGATGTCGATTCAGCAGGAGTCAACATGGTCTTGTTGGCGTTGTGTGAAGAGTTCAGTATTCACAGCGTCTTGACGACCCAAGTGATCAATTGGGCCAGTTCCAGCGTGAAAGAGTGCGAGGTTGCTCGTCGTTTAGTTCACCACAGTCTGGCGGAGGGCGTGCCTCCCAAACGCCTTTCCGAAGAATTGGTGATGTTGCGAGACCCCAAGTTGCGACCCTTTGCGGCCGAGGCGATTGAAGCTTTGGCTGCGGGAGTTCGCGACAATAATTATCGTATCATCGCGCAGGACGGCGTGATTCACTTGATCAGCGCTGGTGTGCACCTTCAAGGAAATGATCCGTTTGCGATTCTGGACGAGTTGTTACGGCTTCCGCAGTCAGACAACGTGGATGCATCGCATGCTTTTTATCTGGGCTACGAAATGGCCAAGGCAACAACGGCGATGCAATTGGGTAAGCAGTATGATCAGGATCAAGCGCTGAAATGGGGGCACCTGACTCAGTCCGAAGACCTGCACCGACTGGCTCGGAAAAGCCGGCATGGGAACGAGGGAAAGGCGAGAAAGCAAAAGAAGTAG
- a CDS encoding UDP-glucose 6-dehydrogenase gives MTTDSQITIAPVRKICCIGAGYVGGPTMAMIAKQCPDIQVKVVDINEARIAQWNSDTLPIYEPGLHDVVVESRGRNLHFTAEVDEAIAEADMIFISVNTPTKDFGVGAGRAANLEFIEKCARKIAEVSSGHKIVVEKSTLPVRTAEAVKAILSRASSGATFDVLSNPEFLAEGTAVEDLLAPDRVLIGGESEQAIQALVEIYANWVPRERLLTTNLWSSELSKLTANAFLAQRVSSINSISALCEATEADVDEVAMAIGTDSRIGPKFLKSSVGFGGSCFQKDILNLVYLCEFFGLPEVAEYWEQVVKMNDYQKQRFVHRIVRTLFNTVSDKKIAIWGFAFKKDTNDTRESAAIYICRDLLREKAKLCIYDPQVNPEQIRKDLAAVLKNGDSELSQASAQLLADNVEIVSDLKTASKDAHAIAVLTEWDEFATADFASIHDSMKKPAFIFDGRNVLKELPLAELGFEYHGIGFRR, from the coding sequence ATGACTACTGATTCACAAATCACGATTGCGCCCGTCCGAAAAATTTGTTGCATCGGTGCTGGCTACGTCGGCGGACCGACCATGGCGATGATCGCCAAGCAATGTCCTGATATTCAGGTCAAAGTGGTGGATATCAACGAAGCGCGGATTGCCCAGTGGAACAGTGACACACTGCCGATTTACGAACCTGGTCTGCACGATGTCGTGGTGGAAAGCCGCGGGCGAAACCTGCACTTCACTGCCGAAGTCGACGAGGCGATCGCTGAAGCTGACATGATCTTCATTTCGGTAAACACGCCGACCAAGGACTTCGGCGTTGGGGCGGGGCGAGCGGCAAACTTGGAGTTCATTGAAAAGTGTGCTCGTAAGATTGCCGAAGTCAGTTCCGGTCACAAGATTGTCGTTGAAAAGTCCACACTGCCCGTTCGTACCGCTGAGGCAGTCAAAGCGATCCTGAGTCGAGCATCCTCGGGAGCCACTTTTGATGTCTTGAGCAACCCTGAGTTTCTAGCCGAAGGAACCGCCGTTGAGGACTTACTTGCACCGGACCGCGTGCTGATTGGTGGTGAGTCGGAACAGGCGATCCAAGCACTCGTGGAAATCTATGCCAATTGGGTGCCGCGTGAACGATTGTTGACAACCAACCTATGGAGCAGCGAGTTGTCGAAGTTGACCGCCAATGCGTTTTTGGCTCAGCGGGTCTCTTCAATCAATTCCATCTCGGCGTTGTGTGAAGCTACCGAAGCGGACGTCGATGAGGTCGCCATGGCGATTGGTACAGATTCACGCATTGGTCCCAAGTTTCTGAAGTCTTCTGTCGGCTTCGGAGGCTCCTGCTTCCAAAAGGATATCCTCAATCTCGTTTATCTTTGCGAGTTCTTTGGGCTGCCCGAGGTGGCGGAGTATTGGGAACAAGTCGTCAAGATGAACGACTACCAAAAACAACGTTTCGTGCACCGGATAGTTCGTACGTTGTTCAACACGGTGTCCGACAAGAAAATTGCAATTTGGGGATTCGCGTTTAAGAAGGATACCAACGACACTCGCGAATCAGCAGCGATCTATATTTGTCGCGACCTGCTACGCGAGAAAGCAAAGCTCTGCATCTATGACCCGCAAGTCAATCCTGAACAGATTCGTAAGGACCTTGCCGCGGTGTTGAAGAATGGTGATTCGGAACTGTCGCAAGCATCGGCTCAGCTTCTCGCTGATAACGTCGAGATCGTCTCGGATTTAAAAACGGCTTCCAAAGATGCACACGCCATTGCTGTGCTGACGGAGTGGGACGAGTTTGCAACTGCAGATTTCGCTAGCATTCATGACAGCATGAAAAAGCCTGCCTTCATTTTTGATGGCCGGAACGTCTTGAAGGAGCTTCCGTTGGCGGAGCTTGGTTTCGAGTATCACGGGATCGGGTTTCGTCGATAG
- a CDS encoding AraC family transcriptional regulator: MKPTFEKLVTNTGESFRCFDRENLNTPVRWHRHPEIELTYLRQGTGSRIVGDHIGSYGDHDLVLVGGNLPHNWASDAFRGQKFDNHPAIVVQFRPDFLGTDFFRTPELAGVANLLDRSQRGLWFPTPIARQVGEQMTAMVDSPGAAKVIGLLTCLDQLAQVSDAQPLSSEAYQFSASPVGEDRIQAVCDFIEFNLTNPKLSHQALANLVDMNPSAFSRFFRQSTGRTLTEHIVELRIGLACRMLAETDQPVLAISLEAGFANLSNFNRRFRELRQMTPREYRQCCHDLS; encoded by the coding sequence TTGAAGCCTACTTTCGAGAAGCTCGTAACCAATACCGGTGAGTCATTTCGCTGCTTCGATCGTGAGAATTTGAATACTCCCGTTCGCTGGCACCGCCATCCCGAGATTGAATTGACCTACCTTCGCCAAGGAACCGGTTCACGTATTGTCGGCGATCATATTGGTAGCTACGGCGACCATGACTTGGTGTTGGTTGGTGGGAACCTGCCTCACAATTGGGCTTCGGATGCGTTCCGCGGCCAGAAGTTCGACAACCACCCAGCGATCGTGGTTCAGTTCAGGCCAGACTTCTTGGGGACTGATTTTTTCAGGACGCCGGAGTTGGCGGGGGTTGCGAATCTGCTGGACCGGAGTCAGCGAGGGTTGTGGTTCCCGACGCCGATCGCTCGTCAAGTGGGGGAGCAAATGACAGCGATGGTGGATTCGCCTGGGGCCGCGAAGGTGATTGGTTTGCTGACGTGTCTGGATCAATTAGCGCAGGTTTCAGACGCGCAACCACTTTCCAGTGAGGCGTATCAGTTTTCGGCAAGCCCGGTCGGCGAGGATCGAATTCAGGCCGTTTGCGACTTCATTGAATTCAATCTCACAAATCCAAAGCTGAGTCACCAAGCCCTCGCGAATTTGGTGGATATGAACCCGTCCGCGTTCAGTCGATTTTTTCGTCAATCAACCGGCAGGACTTTGACTGAGCACATTGTTGAATTGCGGATTGGCTTGGCCTGTCGGATGTTGGCTGAAACGGACCAACCTGTGTTGGCGATCAGCCTAGAAGCCGGTTTCGCAAACTTGTCCAATTTCAATCGCCGGTTTCGCGAACTGCGTCAGATGACCCCGCGAGAATATCGCCAATGCTGTCATGACCTGTCTTAG
- a CDS encoding dockerin type I domain-containing protein: MARSSRRTRRSDRLARRVGVRRSLRIQVLDDRRVLAAVTGAVFEDLNDSTQREALEEGLAGRLVYLDQNHDGELNASERYALTDANGQFSIDGLGDGEYSVRVFNGTSSQFETTITQAELNHEVVEYADITHTLSPFLIDRDLPTQRTAPAVFAVGTTLQTVGHDGVVGTPLDLGAEIISLSRTSDGNLVAFSDTASGHRAWLVSDSLETVTPFVDSDLGPAITSAAVDDTGTGIVVANPSGGNAEVWSVSGQSLVATSVLVSSDSQVTSDTTPRATDGPTRSIISHVSQIDDGNGGTESALALSIWSNTNASMVSSDPIYVAGALEVVAFSDEASLLIVRGQHDLTVLDVDGNFASLYTIADTGGAVDIDAARGLVVTGSPTTALLEDSGLQVRDAETGVLVADLAIDLAAVGDVASIALDSRLGSIVVAGSAGLTQVNLRKAGSQRVTVDGEDVSPALTFGLRMIGANTAPAHLTVPSLSTLEESPLHVPAPGLLVGASDDQGDRFVALPVGEVAVGTLDINPDGSVTYVPPTDFEGVTEFTVMVTDGRDSSESVVSVQVVGTPDDPTGVSVAIAPVPENILVNQVIGVINVIDVDLVNDHEINIDNPAFQVINGNVVFVGPDKLDYESLPAAAIPLTITVIDHDTDTSQEYSASITVDDADDPVTDILPGTSTVLENRPGETIASLTIVDEDHNDFHLVTTDDERFVIEFGDLKLADGVSLDREAEENGIVSVEVTAAFKDDSFTKTIVLTVLDVPEKPVGLALDNATVFEKEPGGRVGRLTIAGNPGSNGHTLTSNNDSFVFVGSTLKLAEGVELTKTPNVVTEITIEITATPGQGGESTTEAFTIAVLENDVSYHNDEYPEDVNGNGYATPEDALAIINYLNQYGPGPIGFGNPNYGYDVNADGEISALDALLVINELNSDGGSTGTVGSEQVPEEGEPEGEPVVDGDLVPAGEPITESDPADDAGADQRVVPGPDISTPVASSRSAITQRSRSADVSKTMKVVASESSLPEVDADAVLVEDEGADAEERSLPELTDLAFEDNDFGLLS; this comes from the coding sequence ATGGCTCGATCTTCACGTCGGACGCGGCGAAGCGACCGCCTCGCTAGACGCGTGGGGGTTCGGCGTTCGCTGAGAATTCAAGTGTTGGACGATCGTCGAGTTTTGGCCGCGGTCACCGGTGCTGTCTTTGAAGATCTCAACGATTCGACACAACGGGAAGCCTTGGAAGAGGGTCTGGCCGGACGGTTGGTTTACCTGGATCAGAACCACGACGGCGAATTAAATGCGTCCGAGCGTTACGCGCTGACCGACGCGAACGGTCAGTTTTCGATCGATGGACTCGGCGATGGCGAGTACTCCGTTCGCGTGTTCAATGGAACAAGCAGCCAGTTCGAAACGACGATCACCCAAGCCGAGTTGAACCACGAGGTCGTCGAGTACGCGGACATCACCCACACACTTTCGCCGTTCTTGATTGATCGCGACCTGCCCACGCAACGAACCGCTCCGGCGGTGTTCGCGGTCGGCACGACGTTGCAAACGGTGGGGCATGATGGCGTCGTGGGAACGCCGCTGGATTTGGGGGCCGAAATTATCTCGCTGTCGCGGACTTCCGATGGCAATTTAGTCGCGTTCAGTGATACCGCGTCAGGTCACCGAGCCTGGTTGGTTAGCGACTCGCTTGAAACAGTCACGCCGTTTGTTGATTCGGATCTCGGGCCCGCGATCACTTCCGCGGCTGTCGATGACACCGGTACCGGCATCGTTGTCGCGAATCCATCAGGCGGCAATGCCGAAGTGTGGTCTGTCAGTGGGCAATCGCTGGTAGCGACATCCGTGCTGGTATCCAGCGACTCGCAAGTGACCTCCGACACGACGCCGCGAGCGACTGATGGGCCGACTCGCTCGATCATCAGCCATGTTTCGCAGATCGACGATGGCAATGGCGGTACGGAATCGGCGTTGGCGCTGTCCATTTGGAGCAACACGAACGCGTCGATGGTTTCGTCGGATCCCATTTACGTTGCAGGTGCTTTGGAAGTCGTTGCGTTCAGTGATGAGGCCAGTCTGTTGATCGTTCGTGGTCAACACGATTTGACGGTGTTGGACGTCGACGGAAACTTTGCCAGCTTGTACACGATCGCGGACACAGGCGGCGCGGTCGATATTGATGCTGCTCGCGGATTGGTTGTCACTGGCTCGCCGACGACGGCGCTGCTGGAAGATTCTGGTTTGCAAGTGCGGGATGCGGAGACCGGAGTGCTGGTTGCGGACCTCGCGATTGATCTTGCTGCGGTGGGCGACGTCGCTTCGATTGCTTTGGATTCCCGACTGGGCTCGATTGTCGTGGCGGGATCCGCTGGCTTGACGCAGGTGAATCTTCGCAAGGCGGGATCCCAACGCGTCACGGTTGACGGCGAAGACGTTTCGCCCGCGTTGACCTTTGGCTTGCGAATGATCGGTGCGAACACAGCACCGGCTCACCTGACGGTTCCTTCACTTTCAACACTGGAAGAATCCCCGCTGCATGTACCGGCACCTGGTTTGTTAGTGGGTGCCAGCGATGATCAGGGTGATCGGTTTGTCGCCTTGCCCGTGGGTGAGGTTGCCGTTGGCACCTTGGATATCAATCCGGATGGTAGTGTGACGTATGTCCCGCCGACTGATTTTGAAGGTGTTACGGAGTTCACTGTGATGGTGACGGACGGACGGGATTCGTCGGAATCCGTTGTGTCTGTTCAAGTCGTTGGTACGCCGGACGATCCGACCGGTGTGTCCGTGGCGATTGCACCGGTGCCTGAAAACATTTTGGTTAACCAGGTCATTGGGGTGATCAATGTCATTGATGTAGACCTCGTTAACGATCACGAAATTAATATCGACAATCCTGCGTTCCAAGTCATCAATGGGAATGTTGTTTTCGTTGGACCGGACAAGCTGGACTACGAATCGCTTCCGGCCGCAGCGATCCCGCTGACGATTACCGTGATCGATCACGACACGGACACTTCGCAGGAATACAGCGCTTCGATCACTGTCGATGATGCTGATGATCCGGTCACCGACATCTTGCCGGGTACCTCCACGGTCTTGGAAAATCGTCCTGGCGAGACAATCGCATCGCTAACAATCGTGGATGAAGACCATAACGATTTCCATCTTGTTACGACCGATGACGAGCGATTTGTCATTGAGTTCGGCGATCTGAAACTGGCGGATGGTGTTTCGCTGGATCGAGAGGCGGAAGAAAACGGAATCGTTTCCGTCGAGGTGACGGCGGCTTTCAAGGATGATTCATTCACCAAGACGATCGTCCTGACGGTTCTGGATGTTCCGGAAAAGCCCGTTGGATTGGCGTTGGACAATGCAACCGTATTTGAAAAAGAGCCCGGCGGTCGGGTTGGCCGACTCACCATTGCTGGGAATCCTGGTAGCAACGGTCACACGTTAACCAGCAACAACGACAGTTTCGTGTTTGTTGGATCGACGCTGAAATTGGCTGAGGGTGTCGAGTTGACAAAGACTCCCAACGTCGTGACTGAAATCACGATTGAGATTACCGCCACGCCAGGCCAAGGTGGCGAATCGACCACCGAAGCGTTCACGATCGCGGTTTTGGAAAACGATGTTTCCTATCACAACGATGAATACCCCGAAGACGTGAATGGCAACGGCTACGCGACCCCCGAAGATGCATTGGCAATCATCAACTACCTGAATCAATACGGACCTGGCCCGATCGGATTCGGGAATCCGAACTATGGTTATGACGTCAACGCTGACGGAGAAATTTCGGCGTTGGACGCATTGTTGGTGATCAATGAACTGAACTCGGACGGCGGCAGCACAGGCACAGTGGGCTCGGAACAGGTTCCTGAAGAAGGTGAGCCTGAAGGCGAGCCGGTTGTCGACGGCGACTTGGTCCCAGCCGGTGAACCGATCACTGAGAGCGATCCAGCGGATGACGCGGGCGCGGATCAGCGAGTCGTCCCTGGGCCAGATATTAGCACACCGGTTGCATCAAGCCGTAGTGCGATAACGCAACGCTCTCGTAGTGCTGACGTATCGAAAACGATGAAGGTCGTCGCCTCGGAATCGTCGCTTCCCGAAGTGGATGCGGATGCGGTGCTTGTTGAAGATGAAGGTGCGGATGCCGAAGAGCGTTCATTGCCTGAACTGACTGACTTGGCTTTTGAAGATAACGATTTCGGTTTGCTCAGCTAG